A single region of the Populus nigra chromosome 2, ddPopNigr1.1, whole genome shotgun sequence genome encodes:
- the LOC133682720 gene encoding serine carboxypeptidase-like 20, which yields MAKSGPILYRIFCMFLSFVLLTHSAPETALVTQLPGFSGTFPSKHYSGYVTIDESQGKRLFYYFVESERNPPEDPVVLWLNGGPGCSSFDGFVYEHGPFNFEAAETKGDLPKLHLNPYSWSKVSSVLYLDSPAGVGLSYSKNETDYITGDTKTASDSHAFLLKWFELYPEFLSNPFFISGESYAGIYVPTLAYEVVKGLDAGVKPILNFKGYLVGNGVTDEEFDGNALVPFAHGMGLIPDELFEEVTKECTGNFYNPLGETCESKLQKVYKDVEGLNIYDILEPCYHGSNIREVTDDRIRLPSSFRQLGETERPLPVRKRMFGRAWPFRAPVRPGIVPTWPQLLDGESVPCTDDEVATSWLNNEAVRKAIHAELESVSGTWELCTDRIRFHHDAGSMIKYHRNLTLRGFRALIFSGDHDMCVPYTGSEAWTRSMGYDIVDEWRPWTSNGQVAGYTQGYANNLTFLTMKGAGHTVPEYKPREALDFYSRFLAGKPI from the exons ATGGCTAAGTCAGGTCCTATCTTGTATAGGATCTTTTGTATGTTTTTAAGCTTTGTTTTACTCACTCACTCAGCCCCTGAAACTGCTCTTGTTACTCAGCTTCCTGGCTTCTCTGGCACTTTTCCTTCTAAACACTATTCTGG GTATGTGACCATAGATGAAAGTCAAGGCAAGAGATTGTTTTACTATTTTGTTGAATCAGAAAGGAACCCACCAGAGGATCCAGTTGTTCTTTGGCTCAATGGTGGACCTGGATGCTCTAGCTTTGATGGATTTGTATATGAacatg GTCCTTTCAATTTTGAAGCAGCAGAAACAAAGGGAGATCTGCCCAAATTGCATCTTAATCCATACAGCTGGTCCAAG GTTTCCAGCGTTTTATATTTAGATTCTCCTGCTGGTGTTGGGCTTTCTTATTCCAAGAACGAAACTGATTATATAACTGGTGACACAAAGACTGCCTCTGATTCGCATGCCTTTCTACTCAAG TGGTTCGAGCTATACCCAGAATTCCTCTCTAACCCATTTTTTATTTCTGGAGAGTCCTATGCTGGAATATATGTGCCAACTCTTGCTTATGAAGTCGTGaaag GACTTGATGCTGGTGTAAAGCCCATTCTCAATTTCAAG GGATATTTGGTGGGAAATGGAGTTACTGATGAGGAGTTTGATGGCAATGCTCTTGTTCCATTTGCACATGGGATGGGCCTGATCCCAGATGAGTTATTTGAG GAGGTAACCAAGGAGTGCACTGGAAATTTCTACAACCCACTCGGTGAAACTTGTGAGAGCAAACTCCAAAAAGTTTACAAG GACGTTGAAGGTTTAAACATATATGACATTCTAGAACCATGCTATCATGGCTCAAATATAAGGGAGGTTACAGATGATAGAATCAGGTTACCATCCAGCTTTCGGCAATTAGGTGAGACCGAAAGGCCTCTGCCTGTGAGAAAAAGGATGTTTGGCCGTGCCTGGCCTTTTAGAGCTCCTGTAAGACCTGGAATTGTTCCAACATGGCCACAGCTTCTCGATGGCGAGAGTGTTCCATGCACT GATGATGAAGTTGCCACGTCATGGCTGAACAATGAAGCAGTTAGGAAAGCAATCCATGCTGAACTA GAAAGTGTATCTGGTACTTGGGAGTTGTGCACAGATAGAATCCGTTTTCATCATGATGCTGGTAGCATGATTAAGTACCACAGGAACCTTACTTTGAGGGGATTTCGTGCCCTCATATTCAG CGGGGATCATGATATGTGTGTTCCATACACCGGGAGTGAAGCATGGACGAGATCAATGGGATATGATATAGTTGATGAATGGAGGCCATGGACTTCCAATGGACAAGTTGCCGG TTATACACAAGGGTATGCAAACAACTTAACTTTCCTCACCATGAAG GGGGCTGGACATACTGTCCCAGAATACAAACCACGAGAGGCATTAGATTTCTACAGCCGTTTTCTGGCAGGGAAACCGATATAA